The genome window TCCATCTGGAGTCTGCAGGCGGAAACTGTGGATGTAAGCCGTTTATCCCCCCTGGGGTTCGCCTTTCCAGATCAGCCTATGACATCACCTTCAATCAAGGCTTATAGGGGTGACACCCAGGTTGACCTCATGGACCAGAACAAAGTCACCCTCTTATATTTTTGGTCGGAGATCACCCCCTCCAGCCTCAGTGACCTTCCTCTTCTGGAGAGTCTAAAAGACGAGCTGGCGGACCTTGATATACTCATTGCGCCAGTCAATCTCAATGAAGATTATCCTGTAGTTCAAAAAATTGTGAAGCAAATGAATTTAACACTGGAGATATACTACTTCCCGGAACCCGGTCCTCTGGCTCCCTATATTCTTAAAACTGTACCCGCAGCCTATATTCTGAACAAAAAAGGACAGCTGGTTGCCTCAGTTCAGGGGAATGCCCCCTGGGGACATCCGGATATTCTCCGCACCCTGAAAGAATTGGCAGCGGAATAGATCAATGTCAAACATACAAGCAGCCAAAGCTATGACAATATTTTCTCCTGATGCCAAAGGGACACTTGTTTCCAGGCCTAACAGGTTCATTGTCATGGTGAAACTTGAAAAAGAAACTGTCAGGGCGCACTGTCCCAACCCGGGAAGGCTCATTGAGCTCATGAATCCCGGTAGAGAGATGATTCTGGAAAAGAGCCAGGACCCTCTGCGCAAAACGGCCTGGACCCTCAGTGCCGCAATCTACAAGGGGATGACCGTACCCCTTTATTCTGCCAGGGCCAATGGAATCACTGGGGATCTGATCATCCCCCGCCTATTTCCGGATGCCAGAGACATCAAGGCGGAGTTCAGCTGGGGCTCCTCCAGGTTTGATTGGCATTTTTACTCCGGTGAAAAGGAGATATTCCTCGAAGTAAAGGCCTGCACCCTCATCGAAGAAGGCACAGCCATGTTTCCCGACGCTCCTTCCATCAGAGCATCCAGGCACCTAGAAGAGCTTTATGAACTGGAGGGAAACAGGGAAGCCCACGTTGTTTTCGTCATCATGAATCCGGAGACCAGACGCTTCATCCCCAACCTTCATACCGACCCTGATTTTGCGGCCATGGTTCACCGGGTCAGGGATAAGGTTCATTTTCACGGAGTCAGTGCCTCTTGCACCCCAGAGGGAGAACTGCGCATTTCAAGCCTGAACGTACCCGTCTTGACCGATAAAATCGGGGCTCTGGAACAGGATAGCGGTATTTATATGATCCTCATTAAAATGAAGTCCTGCCGCATGACTGTGGGTGCTCTGGGAGACATTGAATTTCAATCCGGATGGTACATATACACAGGTTCCGCCTTAAGAAATTTAAAGTCCCGGGTGGGCAGGCATCTCAGGAAGAGAAAGAACAAACGCTGGCATGTTGATTATTTGATAGACCGTTCAGAAAAGACAAAATCCTATCCTATTTACACACAAAAAAAGATGGAATGTGATCTGGCGGCGGGCATAGCCGAAATTTCAGATTCCCGGGTGAAAGGATTTGGATGTTCCGACTGCGACTGCGATTCTCATCTTTTTTATTTCAAAGAGGACCCGCAGCAGAACAGGGATTTCCTGAATCTGCTGTTTCATTACCGTCATACCCTAGCCTTTGACTGAAGACGACTCCTCTTTCACGGCACAACGCCCGGTATAATCACTCCTTTGGAAAAAAGGGGGAACCGAACTCTCTGAAAAATATTCATCCACGGCCTGTCTGGAACCGCTGAAATGGCCGTAGTCGTCTATAATGAGAAGCCCTCCCTTGCAGAGGCGGGGATAGAGGACTTCCAGTTCTTTTTTCGTAGAGGCATACCAGTCCGTATCGAGTCTTAAGAGCGCCGGCTTGTCCGGAGCCTGACTATTTAGAGTCTCGCAAACATCTCCCTGCACAATATGAAACAGATCCATAGGATAACCAGTTAAGGAGAGGTGCTGTTCCACCATTGCAGTTCCGGCGGCCCACCATCCCTCGTGCCAGCGCTCACTCACCGGTTCTCCCGTTGAGGCGATTCGGTCTTCTTCCCCCGGCTCGGTCATTCCCGCAAAAGTATCATACAGCCATATAGGCCGGGGTTCAGCCTTTTGTGATAGGAGAGTCATGGCCATAAGCATGCAGCTTCCTCCCTTCCAGACACCACATTCTACAAAGTCGCCTTCTATACGGCGTGTCAGAAGATGTTTAATGCCGGAATAAAGAGCATAAGCTCTTTCCATGGAGATCATTGTGTAAGGAGAGACCAGCTCCCATATTTTTAGAAACTCCTCTTCCATGTCTATACGGAAGGTAGCAGGTGATTCACATCCCCAGCCCTGAAGAGACAGATAATCGGCCATCTCCTTTTGGGATGAAAAGGTTTTGGAAATAGGATTGTGTTCTTTCATGGTTTGTATAAAAAGAGGTCGGCGTATCCGGAATCCTTAAAACGATAGGTCAAGACACCTGTTTCGTCCTTGGTCAGAGGGCCAATCAAAAGTTTGTAGAGAGTCTGATCTTCCCTATGTTCTGTCCAGACGACCATGGGATAACGGGCTTCAATGCCGATGATTTCATCATAAACACTTTCCGTGCTGCCATAGGCGCCTAACTGGATATAGGAGGAACCGTTATTCAACTGATTGACAATGTAGTCCTTCAAAGCACTACGGTCTACCAGAACAGGGACAATTTCCTCTTCTTCGCCTTTGACAGTAACAGGGCCGGTGGGAGGTCTGAAATCTGAGGGTGTCAGAAAATAGATAACATTGTCTCCCTTGGGAAGTAGATCTTCAACACTCTCTTCCTTATCAAGCTCAGTGGTAATCTCTGCTGCCGGCTCTTCGGGAATTTCCAGAGTAACCAGGTCTACAGCCTCATGAACTTCTGTCGGGATCTCTTCGGGTTCCTCTTCTTCTTTTTCGCTTCCAATGGTTTCCACGGGAACAGGCACCGGAACGGGTTCATCTCCAAATAAATCGGGTGTGCCTAGAGCCCCCCCATCGGCCAGAACCTCTTCGGCATCTGCCACGTCATCATCCGCTAGGACCGGAACATCCACAAGAGAGGGTTCTGTTACCACAGGAACCGTTACAGAAGGATTAATATCGGGGTCAATGCTGCTAAACTCGTCATAATCGCTGACCTCTTCGGATGGGACAACCTGGACCTGAACAGAAACGACCTGGCCCTCTGGAATATCCAGAGCCTTTCCCGCCTCATCACTGAGAACAAGAAAAACACCCGGCCTGGGCGCCCGTTTCACAATTGTCAGTTCTACGGTTTTGTCATTTTGAGGATTTTTCACGCGAATGACTGTATTCCTCGGAAAAGAACTGGAAGCACCCGAAAGGGGAAAATCTTCCATAAAGTTTACAAATTCTGAGGCATCCACAGAAGCATTTCCTGACCATACCGGCTGGGCATAAACAGGAACTGTTCCCACTGGGAGTATCAAGAAGGCAAAAAGGATCAGTAGAAAACCGATCCCGGATGCTCGTATGTCTCGTTTGTTATTCATCTTGAATTGATTTACCATTTCATATCTCCTTAGCTTACCACCGGTCACCCACAAGGGATTCACAAAGCTTGCTGCCCAAAGCCGCATACAGTTCTGAGGGGTCTTTGTACAAGTTCTCTAATTCTGTTTCATCTACAAATACAGCGTTTAATGATTCAGATTCATCAGCTTTGACAAGTGATCCCCGGAGTCCTTCCTCGACCAGACTCCAGCTTATAACATAATCTGCTCCGGTCTTCAACGCCAAACTCAGAGTCCCAGACTCATCTGCTTCAGACATATCAGAAAAGGCAATGCAACCCCGATTAAACAATACATCCATGATTCCCGCTTCTGCGGACTGTGAATAGATTCTTATTGTTTCATCATCCTTATCACTCATTGAAGCCGAATGAACCAGAACTGTCTGGGCCTCCAAAGCCATCAGGGGAATGAATAAGATGAGGCAAAGCAATATTAGACTTTTTAAGGAACTGTATTTCATTGATTACTCCCGCCTGGACAAGAATCACCTTGTTTTTTTCATATTATCGGCTCATTAAAAAGAAATCCGAGTCTTTTTTCAAAGGGGTATATTAACGAATGGATAGGTCTGTGGTATTCTGGTTCGCGTGAGCAATAAAAAAGGTAACAGGATCTTTATAATTGGCGCCGGTTTTGCCGGAGAGAACATAGCACATGAAATCAGCAAAAAGAGCCATACCGGTGAAGTTGTTGCTTTTCTGGATGATGACCCCGCAAAAATAGGAACAAAAATAGGGAAAATTCCCGTATTGGGTCCTATCAGGGAATTCGCAGGGATTCTGAGAACAACACCTGCGGATGAAGCCATCATTGCAATTCCTACAGCCGATAAAAAAGAACTGTCAGTCATTTACAGAATACTTAGTAGGGCCGAATTCAACAGAATCCGCATACTTCCCAATATTTCTCAGATCGTCAATGGCCATGCCCACCTGGTACAGGCCAGAGACATAAATCCCGAGGACCTACTCACCAGGAATCCAGTTTTGATAGACCTGGTTGAAAGCCTATCCTACCTCAGGGGGAAAAGGGTCCTCATCACAGGAGCCGGAGGCAGCATCGGAAGCGAACTCGCCCGCCAGCTCCTTTCGGGAGGGGCGGAAAGACTCTACCTCTTGGGCCATGGTGAAAACAGTATATATAAGATTGACAGAGAACTCCGTCTGCTCCAGGAAGGGGGTGTGGGCGAGAAGGCAACCGTCGTTCCGGTCATTGGAGACCTACAGGATTCACAGTTCATGAATTTCATCTTGAAACGCCTCAAGGCAGATGTTATTTTTCATTGTGCGGCCCATAAACATGTCCCCATGCTCGAATACAATCCGGTAGAAGCTGTTAAGAACAATGTATTCGGCACCTATAATCTCATCAAAGCCGCTGAGGCCTCAGGGACTGAAAAATTGGTTCTTATTTCGACAGACAAAGCAGTCAACCCCTCCTGTGTTTACGGAGTCACTAAAAAAATTGCCGAGATGCTGGTCCTTCAGGAACGGGAAAAAGGTCAGGACTTCATGGTCGTTCGCTTTGGGAATGTCCTCGGTTCACGGGGAAGTATCATCCCTCTATTTAAGGAACAGATTCTTGCAGGTGGTCCGGTCACAGTCACACATCCCGAAACCACCCGCTATTTCATGACCATCCCCGAAGCCTCTTCACTGGTATTGAAAGCCGGTGGCGTAGGAGAAAACAGGGGCCTTTATGTACTGGATATG of Oceanispirochaeta crateris contains these proteins:
- a CDS encoding TylF/MycF/NovP-related O-methyltransferase, whose amino-acid sequence is MKEHNPISKTFSSQKEMADYLSLQGWGCESPATFRIDMEEEFLKIWELVSPYTMISMERAYALYSGIKHLLTRRIEGDFVECGVWKGGSCMLMAMTLLSQKAEPRPIWLYDTFAGMTEPGEEDRIASTGEPVSERWHEGWWAAGTAMVEQHLSLTGYPMDLFHIVQGDVCETLNSQAPDKPALLRLDTDWYASTKKELEVLYPRLCKGGLLIIDDYGHFSGSRQAVDEYFSESSVPPFFQRSDYTGRCAVKEESSSVKG
- the sfsA gene encoding DNA/RNA nuclease SfsA; protein product: MSNIQAAKAMTIFSPDAKGTLVSRPNRFIVMVKLEKETVRAHCPNPGRLIELMNPGREMILEKSQDPLRKTAWTLSAAIYKGMTVPLYSARANGITGDLIIPRLFPDARDIKAEFSWGSSRFDWHFYSGEKEIFLEVKACTLIEEGTAMFPDAPSIRASRHLEELYELEGNREAHVVFVIMNPETRRFIPNLHTDPDFAAMVHRVRDKVHFHGVSASCTPEGELRISSLNVPVLTDKIGALEQDSGIYMILIKMKSCRMTVGALGDIEFQSGWYIYTGSALRNLKSRVGRHLRKRKNKRWHVDYLIDRSEKTKSYPIYTQKKMECDLAAGIAEISDSRVKGFGCSDCDCDSHLFYFKEDPQQNRDFLNLLFHYRHTLAFD
- a CDS encoding polysaccharide biosynthesis protein codes for the protein MSNKKGNRIFIIGAGFAGENIAHEISKKSHTGEVVAFLDDDPAKIGTKIGKIPVLGPIREFAGILRTTPADEAIIAIPTADKKELSVIYRILSRAEFNRIRILPNISQIVNGHAHLVQARDINPEDLLTRNPVLIDLVESLSYLRGKRVLITGAGGSIGSELARQLLSGGAERLYLLGHGENSIYKIDRELRLLQEGGVGEKATVVPVIGDLQDSQFMNFILKRLKADVIFHCAAHKHVPMLEYNPVEAVKNNVFGTYNLIKAAEASGTEKLVLISTDKAVNPSCVYGVTKKIAEMLVLQEREKGQDFMVVRFGNVLGSRGSIIPLFKEQILAGGPVTVTHPETTRYFMTIPEASSLVLKAGGVGENRGLYVLDMGEPLKILELARQMIHFYGFTEDDIPINFIGMRPGEKVKERLWSEGEKPSKTDYARIFKVAADSVNLSAETVLNALRPVCYFDESRSELYRNRKQLRGILKDFFPGIRVPDDEPEY
- a CDS encoding TlpA family protein disulfide reductase, translated to MKRLMLLLLIMSIWSLQAETVDVSRLSPLGFAFPDQPMTSPSIKAYRGDTQVDLMDQNKVTLLYFWSEITPSSLSDLPLLESLKDELADLDILIAPVNLNEDYPVVQKIVKQMNLTLEIYYFPEPGPLAPYILKTVPAAYILNKKGQLVASVQGNAPWGHPDILRTLKELAAE